A single region of the Mycobacterium lentiflavum genome encodes:
- a CDS encoding carbohydrate ABC transporter permease, producing the protein MASRSQPRSRVLAYGLLAPSLFGVVTFLLLPILVVIWLSLYRWDLLGPLRFVGLENWRSVLTDDDFGHSLFVTAIFVVIVVPTQTVLGLAAAAMLARLLPGTGFFRTVFVLPWICAPLAIAVLWRWILAPTDGAIATLLGHSIEWLSDPTFALPLVSAVVVWMNVGYNSLSFLAGLLAIPNDIHAAARTDGANAWQRFWRITLPMLRPTMFFVLVTGIVSTAQVFDTVYALTDGGPGGSTDLVAHRIYAEAFGSAAIGRASVMAVVLFVILVGITIVQHLYFRRRITYDLV; encoded by the coding sequence ATGGCCAGCCGGAGTCAGCCGCGATCCCGCGTGTTGGCCTATGGGCTGCTGGCGCCGAGCCTGTTCGGTGTCGTCACCTTCCTGCTGCTGCCCATCCTCGTGGTGATCTGGCTCAGCCTGTACCGGTGGGATCTGCTGGGTCCGCTGCGGTTCGTGGGCCTGGAGAACTGGCGCTCGGTGCTGACCGACGACGACTTCGGGCACTCGCTGTTCGTCACGGCGATCTTCGTGGTGATCGTGGTCCCGACGCAGACCGTGCTGGGGTTGGCGGCCGCCGCGATGCTGGCCCGGCTGCTTCCGGGCACCGGCTTCTTCCGGACGGTGTTCGTGCTGCCGTGGATCTGCGCGCCGCTGGCCATCGCCGTGTTGTGGCGCTGGATCCTGGCGCCCACCGACGGCGCGATCGCGACGCTGCTGGGCCACAGCATCGAATGGCTTTCCGACCCCACCTTCGCGTTGCCCCTGGTGTCGGCGGTCGTCGTCTGGATGAACGTGGGCTATAACTCGCTGTCCTTCCTGGCCGGACTGCTGGCCATCCCTAACGACATTCATGCCGCCGCGCGCACTGACGGCGCCAACGCGTGGCAGCGGTTCTGGCGCATCACCCTGCCGATGCTGCGCCCGACGATGTTCTTCGTGTTGGTGACCGGGATTGTCAGCACGGCGCAGGTTTTCGACACCGTGTACGCGTTGACCGACGGCGGGCCGGGCGGCAGCACCGACCTGGTGGCGCACCGCATCTACGCCGAGGCGTTCGGTTCGGCGGCCATCGGCCGGGCGTCGGTGATGGCGGTGGTGCTGTTCGTGATCCTGGTCGGCATCACGATCGTTCAGCATCTGTATTTCCGGCGACGGATCACCTATGACCTCGTCTAG
- a CDS encoding carbohydrate ABC transporter permease: MTSSSRVANALIYAGMTVGALITLLPFALGLLTSFTSAHQFATGTPLQLPHPPTLSNYGDLAGAGFGRAAAVTALMTAVILVGQLTFSVLAGYAFAHLEFPGRDVLFWVYIATLMVPGTVTVVPLYLMMAEAGLRNTFWALVLPFMFGSPYAIFLLREHFRLIPHDLINAARLDGANTLDVITHVVVPSSRPVLATLTLITVVSQWNNFMWPLVITSGHKWRVLTVATAELQSRFNAQWTLVMAATTIAIVPLALLFIASQRHIVSSIVLSGVK; this comes from the coding sequence ATGACCTCGTCTAGTCGCGTCGCGAACGCGCTGATCTACGCCGGCATGACCGTCGGTGCGCTGATCACGTTGCTGCCCTTCGCACTTGGCCTGCTGACCTCGTTCACCTCGGCACACCAGTTCGCGACGGGCACCCCGCTGCAGCTGCCCCACCCACCCACCCTGTCCAACTACGGCGACCTGGCCGGTGCCGGATTCGGCCGCGCCGCGGCGGTGACGGCGTTGATGACGGCGGTGATCCTGGTCGGCCAGCTGACCTTCTCGGTGCTGGCCGGCTACGCGTTTGCGCACCTGGAATTCCCGGGACGTGATGTGTTGTTCTGGGTGTACATCGCGACCTTGATGGTGCCCGGGACGGTCACCGTGGTGCCGCTGTATCTGATGATGGCCGAGGCGGGACTGCGCAACACGTTCTGGGCGTTGGTGCTGCCGTTCATGTTCGGCTCCCCTTACGCGATCTTCTTGCTGCGCGAGCACTTTCGCCTCATCCCCCACGACTTGATCAACGCCGCACGCCTCGACGGCGCCAACACCCTCGACGTCATCACCCACGTCGTCGTTCCGTCCAGTCGCCCGGTGCTGGCGACGCTGACGCTGATCACCGTGGTCTCGCAATGGAACAACTTCATGTGGCCGTTGGTGATCACCAGCGGTCACAAGTGGCGGGTGCTCACCGTGGCGACCGCGGAACTGCAGTCCCGATTCAATGCGCAGTGGACGCTGGTGATGGCCGCGACCACGATCGCGATCGTCCCGCTGGCCCTGCTGTTCATCGCCTCCCAGCGACACATCGTCTCCTCGATCGTCCTGTCGGGGGTTAAGTGA
- a CDS encoding ABC transporter substrate-binding protein, giving the protein MNRPRSSTLAAGALGLVAVLLAAVALLLNYSGEPHGNKIVVRVRVWGSPIADAYRQSFAEFNRTHPDIEVRVDLVAYATYFTTLRTDVAGGSADDIFWLSNAYFARYADNGRLLNISKTVNPETISGWEPAVVDQFTRNGSLWGVPQLTDGGIAVYYNADLLAAADIDPGQLNSLRWDPNGDDTLRPTAARLTIDADGKAAGTPGFDPGRIRQWGYNAANDAQAIYLNYIGSAGGVFQRGDEFAFDNPEAVAAFRYVVALINNDHVAPPASDTNTNGDFSRNQFLAGRMALFQSGTYNLAAIARDARFRWGIAMLPIGPAGRISVTNGIAAAGNSATKHPDAVRQVLAWMGSSEGNAYLGDQGAAIPAVRSAQQGYFTYWAAHGVDVQPFFSVLDGPRIPAPGGPGFAAGDAALQGYFDEMFLGRGDVATTLAQAQAAANAAAQR; this is encoded by the coding sequence GTGAACCGGCCCCGCTCTTCCACCCTGGCCGCCGGTGCGCTCGGACTGGTCGCGGTGCTGCTGGCCGCAGTCGCCTTGCTGCTGAACTATTCCGGCGAACCGCACGGCAACAAGATCGTGGTGCGGGTACGGGTCTGGGGCAGCCCGATCGCCGACGCCTACCGGCAGTCGTTCGCCGAATTCAACCGCACGCATCCCGATATCGAAGTGCGCGTCGACCTGGTGGCCTACGCGACGTACTTCACCACGCTGCGCACCGACGTCGCGGGCGGCAGCGCCGACGACATCTTCTGGCTGTCCAACGCCTATTTCGCCCGCTACGCCGACAACGGCCGCTTACTGAATATCAGCAAAACCGTTAACCCGGAGACGATTTCGGGCTGGGAACCCGCGGTCGTCGACCAGTTCACCCGCAACGGCTCGCTGTGGGGTGTGCCGCAGCTGACGGACGGCGGTATCGCGGTGTACTACAACGCGGACCTGCTCGCCGCCGCGGACATCGATCCCGGTCAGCTGAACAGCCTGCGGTGGGATCCCAACGGCGACGACACCCTGCGCCCTACGGCCGCCCGCCTCACCATCGATGCCGACGGAAAGGCAGCGGGTACACCAGGTTTCGATCCCGGGCGGATTCGACAGTGGGGCTACAACGCGGCCAACGACGCACAGGCGATCTACCTCAACTACATCGGCTCGGCGGGCGGGGTGTTCCAGCGCGGCGACGAGTTCGCGTTCGACAACCCCGAGGCCGTCGCGGCCTTCCGCTACGTGGTCGCTCTGATCAACAACGACCACGTCGCGCCACCGGCGTCGGACACCAACACCAACGGTGACTTCTCCCGTAACCAGTTCCTGGCCGGACGGATGGCGTTGTTCCAATCCGGCACCTACAACCTCGCGGCGATCGCGCGCGACGCCCGATTCCGCTGGGGCATCGCGATGCTGCCGATCGGGCCCGCGGGCCGGATCAGTGTCACCAACGGCATTGCCGCAGCGGGGAATTCGGCCACCAAGCATCCCGATGCCGTGCGTCAGGTGCTGGCCTGGATGGGCAGCAGCGAGGGCAATGCCTATCTGGGCGATCAGGGCGCGGCGATTCCCGCGGTGCGTTCGGCTCAGCAGGGCTACTTCACATACTGGGCGGCGCACGGCGTCGACGTCCAACCCTTCTTCTCCGTCCTGGACGGCCCGCGCATTCCGGCTCCGGGCGGTCCGGGCTTCGCCGCCGGAGACGCCGCGCTGCAAGGCTATTTCGACGAGATGTTCCTGGGCCGCGGCGATGTCGCGACCACACTCGCGCAGGCCCAGGCGGCGGCCAATGCCGCCGCCCAACGTTAG
- a CDS encoding APC family permease, which produces MPASSISLSQQMLRRRPVIDAPVAHGTAVHLKRGITAFQLTMFGVGSTIGTGIFFVLSQAVPEAGPSVIVSFIIAGIAAGLAAICYAELASAVPVSGSSYSYAYATLGEVVAMAVAACLLLEYGVATAAVSVGWSGYVNKLLHNLFGFELPHALSEAPWDSDPGYVNLPAIILVAMCAVLLIRGASESARVNAIMVMIKLGVLGMFAIIAFTAFDANQLKDFAPFGAAGVGSAAGTIFFSYIGLDAVSTAGEEVKDPQKTMPRALIAALAIVTAVYVLVALAALGTQPWQAFAGQEDAGLATILDNVTHHGWASTILCAGAVISIFTVTLITMYGQTRILYAMGRDGLLPSRFASINRRTLTPVWNTTIVAIAAGTLGGLVPLDKLADMVSIGTLTAFIVVAVGVIILRVREPDLPRAFKVPFYPVTPVLSVLACGYILASLHWYTWIAFSGWIFLALIFYFVWGRHHSALNSASS; this is translated from the coding sequence TTGCCAGCCAGCTCGATCAGTCTGAGCCAACAGATGCTACGGCGCCGCCCGGTGATCGACGCGCCCGTCGCGCATGGGACCGCGGTACACCTCAAACGCGGCATTACCGCGTTCCAACTGACCATGTTCGGGGTCGGCTCGACGATCGGCACCGGCATTTTCTTCGTGCTCTCGCAAGCGGTCCCGGAAGCCGGACCGTCGGTGATCGTCTCGTTCATCATCGCGGGCATCGCGGCCGGCCTCGCCGCCATCTGCTACGCCGAATTGGCATCGGCGGTACCGGTTTCGGGATCGTCGTATTCATACGCGTACGCGACGCTGGGTGAGGTCGTCGCGATGGCGGTCGCGGCCTGCCTGCTGCTCGAATACGGAGTCGCCACGGCCGCGGTCTCGGTGGGCTGGAGTGGCTACGTCAACAAGCTGCTGCACAACTTGTTCGGCTTCGAGCTGCCGCATGCGTTGTCGGAGGCACCCTGGGATTCGGACCCCGGCTACGTGAATCTGCCGGCGATCATCCTGGTCGCCATGTGTGCGGTATTGCTGATCCGCGGCGCCAGCGAATCGGCGCGGGTCAACGCGATCATGGTGATGATCAAGCTGGGTGTGCTGGGCATGTTCGCGATCATCGCGTTCACGGCTTTCGACGCCAATCAGCTCAAGGACTTTGCCCCATTCGGCGCTGCGGGCGTCGGCTCGGCGGCGGGCACGATCTTCTTCTCGTACATCGGCCTGGACGCGGTGTCGACGGCCGGCGAGGAGGTAAAGGACCCGCAGAAGACCATGCCGCGCGCCCTGATCGCGGCGCTCGCGATCGTCACCGCCGTCTACGTCCTCGTCGCGCTCGCCGCGCTGGGTACCCAGCCGTGGCAGGCCTTCGCCGGGCAAGAGGACGCCGGACTGGCCACCATCCTGGACAACGTGACACACCACGGCTGGGCCAGCACGATTCTGTGCGCGGGCGCGGTGATCTCGATCTTCACCGTCACGCTGATCACGATGTACGGCCAGACCCGCATCTTGTACGCGATGGGCCGCGACGGGCTGCTGCCCTCGAGGTTCGCGTCGATCAACAGGCGCACGCTGACTCCGGTGTGGAACACGACGATCGTCGCCATCGCCGCCGGAACGCTGGGTGGCCTCGTCCCGCTGGACAAGCTGGCGGACATGGTGTCCATCGGGACGCTGACCGCGTTCATCGTCGTCGCGGTCGGCGTGATCATCCTGCGGGTGCGCGAACCGGACCTGCCGCGCGCGTTCAAAGTGCCCTTCTACCCTGTCACACCGGTACTTTCGGTGCTGGCCTGCGGATACATCCTGGCCAGCCTGCACTGGTACACCTGGATCGCATTCAGTGGCTGGATCTTCCTGGCGTTGATCTTCTACTTCGTGTGGGGCCGCCACCACAGCGCGCTCAACAGTGCCTCGTCGTGA
- the rocD gene encoding ornithine--oxo-acid transaminase gives MTILDHPTSLAGNDAISLVEEYAAHNYSPLPVVAASAEGAWITDVDGRRYLDCLAAYSAVNFGHRNPEITATAHAQLDTVTLVSRAFHAANLGPFCAGLARLCGKDMVLPMNSGAEAVESGLKVARKWGEDVKGVPEGRANIVVAENNFHGRTISIVSFSSDPTARGGFGPFTPGFRAVPFGDVSALADAVDENTVAVLLEPIQGEAGIVVPPDDYLPAVRALCTQRNVLMIADEIQSGLARTGYTFACDRWGVVPDVYLLGKALGGGIVALSAVVANRDILGVLHPGEHGSTFGGNPLAAAIGTTVVAMLGRGEFQARSAELGAHLHGRLRDLIGDGVIAVRGFGLWAGVDIEPTLATGKEISLRLAERGVLVKDTHGSTLRFAPPLVITEQEIDWAVDQFAGVLREAA, from the coding sequence ATGACGATCCTCGACCACCCGACTTCGTTGGCCGGCAACGACGCGATATCGCTCGTCGAAGAATATGCAGCACACAACTATTCGCCGCTGCCCGTGGTCGCCGCCAGCGCCGAGGGCGCCTGGATCACCGATGTCGACGGTCGGCGTTACCTGGATTGCCTGGCCGCGTACTCGGCGGTCAACTTCGGCCACCGCAACCCGGAGATCACCGCGACCGCGCACGCCCAGCTGGACACCGTCACGCTGGTCAGCCGCGCATTCCACGCCGCGAACCTGGGGCCGTTCTGCGCCGGGCTCGCTCGGTTGTGCGGCAAAGACATGGTGCTGCCGATGAACTCGGGCGCCGAAGCCGTCGAGAGTGGCCTCAAGGTCGCGCGCAAGTGGGGCGAAGACGTCAAGGGCGTGCCCGAGGGCCGCGCGAACATCGTGGTGGCCGAGAACAATTTCCACGGCCGCACGATCAGCATCGTCAGCTTCTCCTCGGACCCGACGGCGCGGGGTGGCTTCGGTCCGTTTACCCCCGGCTTCCGTGCGGTGCCCTTCGGTGACGTCTCGGCGTTGGCCGACGCGGTCGACGAGAACACCGTTGCGGTGCTGCTCGAACCGATCCAGGGCGAGGCCGGCATCGTCGTCCCGCCCGACGACTACCTACCGGCCGTTCGTGCGCTGTGCACCCAACGCAACGTGCTGATGATCGCCGACGAGATCCAGTCGGGCCTCGCGCGCACCGGCTACACGTTCGCCTGCGACCGGTGGGGCGTCGTGCCCGACGTCTACCTGCTCGGCAAGGCGCTGGGCGGCGGCATCGTTGCGCTGTCGGCGGTGGTCGCAAACCGCGACATCCTCGGCGTGCTGCACCCGGGCGAGCACGGCTCGACGTTCGGGGGCAACCCGCTGGCCGCCGCGATCGGCACCACGGTGGTCGCCATGCTGGGACGGGGCGAATTCCAGGCCCGCTCGGCCGAATTGGGCGCGCACCTGCACGGGCGGTTGCGGGACCTGATCGGCGACGGTGTGATCGCGGTGCGTGGCTTCGGCCTATGGGCCGGCGTCGACATCGAGCCCACCCTGGCAACCGGCAAGGAGATCAGCCTGCGCCTGGCCGAGCGCGGTGTGTTGGTCAAAGACACCCACGGTTCGACGCTGCGGTTCGCGCCACCGCTGGTGATTACCGAGCAGGAGATCGACTGGGCCGTCGACCAGTTCGCTGGGGTATTGCGAGAGGCTGCATAA
- the ddaH gene encoding dimethylargininase, producing MTDYYVADPAPHARPEAWQDAAIKRTAQTRRYAMTPPTYFAVEYAINPWMDTSAPVDVVVARAQWEVLRQTYLGLGHRVDIVEPVLGLPDMVYAANGGFVAGDVAVVARFRYEERAAEAVAYGEWMSSMGYQPVTTRHINEGQGDLLLVGEMVLAGFGFRTDRRAHAEISAALRMPVVSLELVDPRFYHLDTALAVLDDHTIAYYPPAFSAAAQEQLHALFPDAIVVGSADAYVLGLNVVSDGLHVVFPCAATSFAAQLRETGFEPVGVDLSELLKGGGSVKCCTLEVFE from the coding sequence ATGACGGATTACTACGTCGCCGACCCGGCCCCGCACGCCCGGCCCGAGGCATGGCAAGACGCCGCCATCAAGCGAACGGCTCAGACTCGTCGGTACGCGATGACGCCGCCGACCTACTTCGCGGTCGAGTACGCGATCAACCCGTGGATGGACACCAGTGCGCCCGTGGACGTCGTCGTCGCACGCGCGCAGTGGGAAGTCCTTCGGCAGACCTATCTCGGGCTCGGCCATCGCGTGGACATCGTCGAGCCGGTATTAGGTTTGCCCGATATGGTCTACGCCGCCAATGGCGGGTTCGTCGCCGGTGACGTCGCCGTCGTCGCCCGATTCCGCTACGAAGAGCGGGCCGCCGAGGCGGTGGCTTATGGCGAGTGGATGTCATCGATGGGCTACCAGCCAGTCACGACCCGCCACATCAACGAGGGGCAGGGTGACCTGCTGCTCGTCGGGGAAATGGTGTTGGCGGGCTTCGGCTTTCGCACCGACCGGCGCGCCCATGCCGAGATCTCGGCGGCACTGCGCATGCCGGTGGTCTCCCTCGAGTTGGTGGACCCGCGGTTCTATCACCTCGATACCGCTCTGGCCGTCCTTGACGATCACACGATCGCCTACTATCCGCCGGCGTTCAGCGCAGCGGCACAGGAGCAACTGCACGCGCTGTTTCCCGACGCTATCGTGGTGGGAAGCGCGGACGCCTACGTGCTTGGCCTCAACGTGGTGTCAGACGGCCTGCATGTCGTGTTTCCTTGCGCCGCAACGAGTTTCGCCGCACAGTTGCGGGAAACGGGCTTCGAGCCCGTCGGCGTTGACCTTTCCGAGCTGCTCAAGGGGGGCGGTTCAGTCAAGTGCTGCACATTGGAGGTGTTTGAATGA
- a CDS encoding Lrp/AsnC family transcriptional regulator gives MDRLDDTDERILTELTEHARATFAEIGEKVNLSAPAVKRRVDRMLDNGVIRGFTTIVDRNALGWNTEAYVQVYCHGTIAPDQLRAAWVEMPEVVSAATVTGTSDAILHVLARDMRHLESALERIRESADIERSESIVVLSNLIDRMRT, from the coding sequence ATGGACCGCCTGGATGACACCGACGAGCGCATCCTCACCGAGCTCACCGAGCATGCGCGGGCTACCTTCGCCGAGATCGGCGAGAAGGTGAATTTGTCCGCGCCGGCGGTGAAACGTCGCGTTGACCGCATGCTCGATAACGGCGTGATCAGGGGCTTCACCACCATCGTCGACCGCAATGCGCTGGGCTGGAACACCGAAGCCTATGTGCAGGTGTACTGCCACGGCACGATCGCGCCCGATCAGCTGCGGGCGGCGTGGGTGGAGATGCCCGAGGTCGTCAGCGCCGCGACGGTGACCGGTACGTCCGACGCGATCCTGCATGTGCTCGCCCGCGATATGCGCCACCTGGAGTCGGCGCTCGAACGCATCCGGGAGAGTGCCGACATCGAACGCAGCGAGAGCATCGTGGTGCTGTCAAACCTGATTGACCGAATGCGAACCTAG
- a CDS encoding sulfatase-like hydrolase/transferase, whose protein sequence is MSDRPDIVILMTDEERAVPPYETPGVLAWRDRILTGRKWFDDHGVSFGRHYTGSLACVPSRPTIFTGQYPDLHGVTQTDGIGKTADDSRMRWLRPGEVPTLGNWFRAAGYDTHYDGKWHISHADLEDPDTGRSLATNDDEGVVDPVAVQRYLDADPLGPYGFSGWVGPEPHGALLGNAGIRRDPLIADRVVAWLTDRYARRRAGDPSALRPFLLVASFVNPHDIVLFPLWSRRSPVKPSPLDPPPVAAAPTADEDLSTKPAAQIAFREAYYSGYGPAPAIDRTYERGAQRYRDLYYRLHAEVDGPIDRVRRAVTEGGSDDAVLVRTADHGDLLGAHGGLHQKWFNLYDEATRVPFVIARIGARATQPRVVTSPTSHVDLVPTLLGAAGVDIAEAAATLAESFSEVHELPGRDLMPVVDGAPADDTRAVYLMTRDNMLEGDSGASGLARRLKQTVNPPAPLRIRVPAHTASNFEGLVVRVEEAGGDGHLWKLVRTFDDPGTWTEPGVRHLAANGIGGEAYRTSPLDDQWELYDLTADPIEAINRWTDPDLHDLRQHLRMQLKQARASSVPERNQPWPYATRRPAARPARRRMLTFKPRA, encoded by the coding sequence GTGTCTGATCGCCCCGACATCGTCATCCTGATGACCGACGAGGAACGTGCGGTCCCGCCGTACGAAACGCCGGGCGTGCTGGCGTGGCGCGACCGAATACTGACGGGCCGCAAGTGGTTCGACGACCACGGCGTCAGTTTCGGCCGCCACTACACTGGCTCGCTTGCCTGCGTGCCCAGCCGCCCGACCATTTTCACCGGGCAGTACCCGGACTTGCATGGTGTCACCCAGACCGACGGCATCGGGAAGACGGCAGACGATTCCCGGATGCGCTGGCTTCGCCCGGGCGAGGTGCCCACCCTCGGCAACTGGTTTCGCGCGGCGGGATACGACACCCACTACGACGGCAAGTGGCACATCTCGCACGCGGATCTCGAAGACCCGGACACCGGCCGTTCCCTGGCGACCAACGACGACGAAGGCGTCGTCGACCCGGTCGCGGTGCAACGCTACCTCGACGCGGATCCGCTTGGGCCGTATGGCTTTTCCGGATGGGTCGGCCCGGAGCCGCACGGCGCGCTGCTGGGCAATGCCGGGATTCGCCGCGATCCGCTGATCGCCGATCGCGTGGTCGCGTGGCTCACCGACCGTTACGCGCGCCGCCGCGCCGGCGACCCGTCCGCGCTGCGCCCGTTCCTGCTGGTGGCCAGCTTCGTCAACCCGCACGACATCGTGCTGTTCCCGCTGTGGTCGCGCCGCAGCCCGGTCAAGCCGTCGCCGCTGGACCCGCCACCGGTCGCGGCGGCGCCCACCGCCGACGAAGACCTGTCGACCAAGCCTGCCGCGCAAATCGCCTTCCGCGAGGCCTACTACTCCGGCTACGGTCCGGCGCCCGCGATCGACCGGACCTACGAGCGCGGCGCGCAGCGCTACCGCGACCTTTACTACCGCCTGCACGCCGAGGTGGACGGCCCGATCGACCGCGTCAGACGGGCCGTCACCGAAGGTGGTTCGGACGACGCCGTTTTGGTGCGCACCGCCGATCACGGCGATCTGCTCGGCGCCCACGGCGGGCTGCATCAAAAATGGTTCAACCTCTACGACGAGGCCACCCGAGTTCCGTTCGTCATCGCCCGCATCGGTGCGCGCGCGACGCAGCCCCGGGTGGTCACGTCGCCCACATCGCATGTCGACCTGGTCCCGACGCTGCTCGGCGCCGCCGGCGTCGATATCGCGGAAGCCGCTGCCACACTGGCGGAGTCGTTCTCCGAGGTCCATGAACTGCCGGGCCGCGATCTGATGCCTGTCGTCGACGGCGCACCCGCCGACGACACCCGGGCCGTCTACCTGATGACCCGCGACAACATGCTCGAAGGGGATAGCGGCGCATCGGGTCTGGCGCGGCGGCTGAAGCAGACGGTCAATCCGCCTGCGCCCCTGCGTATCCGGGTCCCGGCGCACACCGCGTCGAATTTCGAGGGCCTGGTTGTCCGGGTTGAGGAGGCCGGCGGCGACGGGCACCTGTGGAAGCTGGTTCGCACCTTCGACGACCCGGGAACCTGGACCGAGCCGGGTGTCCGCCATCTGGCGGCCAATGGCATTGGGGGAGAGGCATATCGGACGTCTCCGCTCGACGATCAGTGGGAACTCTACGACCTCACCGCCGACCCGATCGAAGCAATCAACCGCTGGACGGATCCCGATCTGCACGACCTGCGGCAGCATCTGCGGATGCAGCTCAAGCAGGCCCGGGCGAGTTCGGTGCCGGAACGAAATCAGCCCTGGCCCTATGCAACTCGCCGGCCGGCGGCTCGGCCCGCGCGGCGGCGGATGCTGACGTTCAAGCCGCGAGCCTAA
- a CDS encoding SRPBCC family protein, producing the protein MADIQRTRIIAARVQEVWNVLADFGAIVSWADNVDHSCILSSGADGAPIGTTRRVQVRRDTLVERITEFDPPHALAYDIEGLPRLLGRVANRWTLAARSRDSTVVTLTSTVEIGPWPPQQLAERVVCQVLARQSDSMLAGLANRLENVRV; encoded by the coding sequence GTGGCCGACATCCAGCGCACTCGTATCATTGCCGCTCGCGTGCAAGAAGTCTGGAATGTCCTGGCGGACTTCGGCGCCATCGTTTCCTGGGCCGACAACGTCGACCACTCGTGCATCTTGTCTTCGGGGGCCGACGGAGCACCGATCGGCACCACGAGACGAGTCCAGGTCCGACGCGACACCCTGGTCGAGCGCATCACCGAGTTCGACCCGCCGCACGCGCTGGCCTACGACATCGAGGGCCTGCCCCGGTTGCTGGGCCGGGTGGCCAACCGCTGGACGCTCGCGGCGCGCTCGCGCGATTCGACCGTGGTGACGCTGACCAGCACGGTCGAGATCGGGCCTTGGCCGCCGCAACAGCTTGCCGAGCGTGTCGTGTGTCAAGTCCTTGCACGACAGTCCGATTCGATGCTCGCCGGCCTTGCGAACCGATTGGAGAATGTGCGTGTCTGA
- a CDS encoding energy-coupling factor transporter transmembrane component T family protein, producing MTETESPAAKGQTKRQPRPVVLLVPVPGNTVMHRLWAGTKLLVVVGTAVLLTFYPGWVTIGLLGALTVAAVWLAHIPHGALPSVPRWLWLVIGFGFVTAALAGGSPVISVGGLHVALGGSLHFMRMTALTILLIALGAIVSWTTNVAEIGPALATLGRPFKIFRIPVDEWAAALALALRAFPMLIEEFQVLYAARRLRPKEVPPSRRARRKQQGRELIDLLATAMVVTLRRADEMGDAITARGGAGQLSASPARPKLADWVTLALFFAAGAASVVIETMLHTTPI from the coding sequence ATGACCGAGACCGAGTCACCCGCCGCCAAAGGGCAGACCAAGCGCCAGCCACGTCCGGTGGTGCTGTTGGTTCCGGTGCCCGGCAATACCGTCATGCACCGGCTGTGGGCCGGCACCAAACTGCTCGTCGTCGTCGGCACCGCAGTGCTGCTGACCTTCTATCCGGGTTGGGTGACCATCGGACTGCTCGGCGCCCTGACGGTGGCTGCGGTGTGGCTTGCCCACATCCCACATGGCGCCCTGCCTTCGGTACCGCGCTGGCTGTGGCTGGTGATCGGGTTCGGCTTTGTGACCGCCGCGCTCGCCGGCGGTAGCCCCGTGATTTCGGTCGGCGGGCTGCACGTCGCCCTGGGCGGATCACTGCACTTCATGCGGATGACCGCGCTGACGATCTTGCTGATCGCTCTGGGCGCGATCGTCTCCTGGACGACCAATGTCGCCGAAATCGGCCCCGCACTAGCAACTTTGGGCCGCCCGTTCAAGATATTCCGGATTCCGGTCGACGAATGGGCCGCCGCGTTGGCGCTCGCGTTGCGCGCCTTCCCGATGCTGATCGAGGAATTCCAGGTGCTCTACGCCGCCCGCCGGTTGCGTCCGAAGGAGGTGCCTCCCAGTCGCCGGGCGCGGCGCAAGCAACAGGGCCGGGAGCTGATCGACCTGCTCGCGACGGCGATGGTCGTGACGTTGCGGCGCGCCGACGAGATGGGCGACGCGATCACCGCTCGCGGCGGTGCGGGTCAACTGTCGGCATCTCCGGCCCGGCCGAAACTGGCGGACTGGGTGACGCTGGCCCTCTTTTTCGCGGCGGGGGCCGCCTCGGTGGTGATCGAGACAATGCTGCATACCACCCCGATTTGA